CCGGCATGGTCGGCGGTGTTGCGGCCAAGTGGATCGGCGTGGCGGCCCTCATCGTCGCTACGATTAACGTGGTAGGTGGCTTCATGGTCACCGACCGAATGTTGCAGATGTTTAAGAAGAAGCCGCAGGAAAAGGCAGCGCCTAAAGCAGGTAGCTGAACTCCGTAGGTGAAA
The genomic region above belongs to Rhodothermales bacterium and contains:
- a CDS encoding NAD(P) transhydrogenase subunit alpha; the protein is MLENLIVFVLASFIGFEVISKVPQTLHTPLMSGANAISGITIVGALVVAGMVGGVAAKWIGVAALIVATINVVGGFMVTDRMLQMFKKKPQEKAAPKAGS